A window of Bacteroidales bacterium contains these coding sequences:
- a CDS encoding acyl-CoA thioesterase — translation MAKDYSYEIEIKVRDYECDAQGIVNNANYQHYFEHARHEFLEHAGCSFGAMREAGIEPVVARIEINYKNSLRGGEVFVCKLFMRREGIRFVFYQDIFRKSDGVLCAEAKVTTVCTREGKIIKGDELVEMLGDYIWV, via the coding sequence ATGGCAAAAGATTACTCATACGAAATAGAGATTAAGGTGCGTGATTATGAGTGCGATGCTCAAGGTATTGTAAACAACGCAAACTACCAGCACTACTTTGAACACGCTCGACATGAATTTTTAGAACACGCAGGTTGCTCCTTTGGAGCAATGCGAGAGGCTGGCATTGAGCCTGTTGTTGCACGTATTGAGATTAATTACAAAAACTCTCTTCGCGGTGGAGAAGTGTTTGTTTGCAAACTCTTTATGCGTAGAGAGGGTATCAGATTTGTCTTTTACCAAGATATTTTCAGAAAATCGGATGGAGTTTTGTGTGCCGAAGCAAAGGTTACAACAGTTTGTACACGAGAGGGCAAGATTATCAAGGGTGATGAACTTGTTGAGATGCTTGGCGATTATATTTGGGTATAG